TGCAATAGTATTTCCATGTGACAGCCCCTACGTTAGTGAAAATACTGTTCGAACTCTTTTTAGTGAAATTGAAGAAAACAAACAGGCAATCGTTCCATACCACGACGAGGAAAACAAATTAAAAACTTCAGAACCTCTCCATTCAATTTACGCAAGAAACGTTGCTCCATTAATTAATGAACTGATTTTAAAAGATTCCCTGCACATAAAGGGACTGATAGAAAAAATAGATACGAAATTTGTTTTGATAGATGATAAAAAAATATTAAAAAAAGAATTTAGAAATCTAAATCGTCCAGAGGACTTATAGATATTCAATTAATTCTTTAGTTTTTGAAATTGCAGTATTTACAGCTGCAAAAATGTCGTCTTTGGTTAATGGGTGTGCTCCGCCTTTCTGCATGGCACAGATTCTGCCTTCGCGGGTAACGCCGACATTCAAACGGGCGCTTGCAACACGTTCTTCGGATAATGATGGGTCTAAAACCATTTTGTCACCAATTTTAACGAAAGTGCACATTGCAACTTCATTATTGATTGGTAATTCAAAGGTATTTTCCTCATCAATGACAACCTCATCGTCGACAATGCTTGCGGTAGGCAATTTAGTGCTTTTAAGAGCAGCCATTACTGCAAGTTCAGCGGCATCAAAGAGATTTCCGCAGTTGTCGATAATGTGCAAGTCTATGAATAACATCCATACATGTTTGCCTTCCTCTACACAGAGCTTGTCCAGTTCGACCAGTTCGCTTTCACGGATTCCCCTGTCAACGACACGTGCAAGTTCGATTGAATCTTCACTAGGTGGTCCAGGCTCAAAGGTCGGATCAGCCATTGGCAACATTTCACAATTGGTCATTAATACTCCAAGATCAGGAGTGTCAGGGAATGGACTTCCGAGTTGTGGTTTAATACCAACAATAACTTGAGTTCCGCCCAATTTTACTCTTGCAGAACCTTCAGCTTTAGAAATAACATCAGTTTCAATAGAAATATCCCTATATTCGTCAAGTGCCCTGCCGTCTTCCCTTTTGTCGTTAACGATAAGGCTTGTAATACTTTCTCTTGTAATTTCCGGTACTATATCCATTTTAAACACCTATTCTGTAGAGTATCTTTTCATTAATGCTTCTTTTTGAAGCTCACTAACTTTCTTACATCCTTCCATAGCCAAATCAATAGCTTTTTGGAATTCTTCTTCGGATAAATCCCCATCACTTTGAAGCAAGGTAATTTCACCGGTTCTTGGCATCATTGCGATAGGAACATCTGCTTGACCTTCCTTATCTTCAACTTCGGATAAATCCAGAACAACTTCATCGTTAACTTTACCTGCTGCACATCCCACAACAATGTCCTTCATAGGAACTCCTGCGTCAACAAGTGCAACGGAAGCTGCAGTGATTCCTGCACAACGGGTTCCACCTTCTGCTTCGATTACTTCAATATAAACGTCAACCATTGAACGTGGGTAATTTTCCAACATTAATGCTGGCCTTAACGCATCAGCGGTGATTTTTGAAATTTCAGAAGACCTTCTGTCAGGACCAGGCCTTTTTCTGTCATCCACTGAAAACGGTGCCATATTGTATCTGCATCTAATTACACCGGTATTCGGTTCAAGCAATCTTCTAATATATGATTCTCTAGGCCCATAAACAGCGACTAAAATTTTATTTCCACCTACTTCAAGGTAAGCAGAACCGTCAGCACGTTCAAGAACGCCTGCTTCAATTTTTATAGGACGTAATTCATTGTACTTCCTACCATCTTCTCTAATCATCTCAGACATCTTAATCAACCTCATCACTAGAATTATCGATTATTTAATATAAATGAATTATTATTTGAGTTATCGCTAAGGGATAAGTTCTTATCTTTATTCTGGTTTTTCTTTTTGAGTTCTTCAATAACTGCATAAAAACTAGGTTTATCCTCAGCATCTTCTTTTTCAGCTTCAGCCTCTTCAGCCTCTTCTGCTTCTTCTACTGCAGCTTCGGTCTCTTCAGCTTCTTCTGCTTCTTCATCTGCAGCTTCAGCCTCTTCACTTTCAGCTTCTTCAGCCACTTCTTCAACTTCTGAAGCTTCGGTTTCTTCTACAACTTCAGCTTCTTCAGTCTCTTCGCCAGCTTCAGCTTCCTTTTGGGCTTCTGCAAGTTCTCTTTCCTCTTGCTCTAACTCTTCCTTAAAGTTTTGGAGTTTAGGTTTTTCCAATACGAATTCCTCTTCTGTTTCTTCAGGAGGCAATTCGCCGTCAATGGCTAAACACAATTTGTTTTTAATTTTGTTGGTTAGGCCGGAAGTGTGAGCTTCGTCTTCAATCAGATGGATAATTCTGCGGGTAAGCTGTTCCATATCTTCGTTTCCTTTAACCCAGACAAGACCGTTTTGACCAACGACGATTTTACATTTGGTTTTGTCCTTAATCATGTTGATCATGGATCCTTTCTTACCGATTAATCTAGGAACTTTGGTCGGGGAAATGTCTACAATAATTCCGCCTTTGAATTTACCTAATCCACGTCCTTTTAAGCCTAATTTGGCTTTTTTAACTTCGTCTACATCAATTACTCTTAAGAAAAGTACATCACCTACGTCATATACTTTATTAAGTTCTTTTTTCTCCCTACCGAATACTTCAAAAGCAGGCAAGATTCCTGAATATGGAGAGTTAATGTCAACGTCCCACATTGAGAATTTGACATCTTTAATCTTACCGATTACAACGTCTCCTTTTTTAGGAACATATTTGCTTTTGAGGGGAGTTACTCTTATTTTCTTATTTCTTAGAGAAACTAAACCGATTAAAGAAGAGCATACTTTGCCGTCTTCTTTGAAAGTTCCTCTTCCTGGATAATATTCGTCATCTGCCAATATTTGACCAGGAATAACTAAGTCTTTATTTTCCACATATATCATAAATATCCCACTCTATGAATATTATAAACGTTATTTGATAGTTCTTGTCTCCGCTTCACCGCCTGAGATTTCAGCCATTTTGGCAGCGAAGTTATTCTGAAGACCGCCAGGCATTTCGATTATTCCAATCCATGAGCCGTCCTGCTGCCATTCTTCATTAATTATTGTACCGAAACCGTTGATAACGGAATAGGCACCGCCTGCAGCGGAACCCGGTAAACGAACAGCCACTTTAACTTTCTCGAATTTGATTGGAATTAGCGGCTTGATGGCTTTAAGGGCAGTCTGAACCTGCTGGTCTACGGAAATGAACGGATCGAATTTCACTTTTGCCTCATCACATGCATTTTCTATTCTCTGTACAGGATGAGGTAATCCGTTTTGAGGATTGATAGCCTCTTTAGCTATCTTATTGATTACAAGTTTCCTTTTATCGTCCTGCATCTTTCTCTTCTGGTCTGCAGTCAATTGGACGGTCCCCTTTTCGAGGATGATTTTGGAAACTTCAATAGGATCTGTAGTTTCAAATATCTTATTCATGGCTTCATCGGAAGCCTTGTCTCCCTTTTTGGAGTCTTTGAAAATTTCTTCAACAGCTAAAAGATCTTCAATGGCAACATCCTCTCCATCAGGATTTCTGTATTCGGCTGCCAAATCAGGGTCAACCAATATCTCGAAATGTTCACCACTATAATCGTATTTAGCTATTATTGCCTCATCAACATTTACCATTGAAACATCTCCTAACTACTGAAAATATAAGAAAATATTTATTCGTCGTCGATATCGTCGGAATCGTCAACTTCCTCTTCTTCTTCATCTTCAGCTTCATCTTCAACTAAAACTTTTTCAATGTAGGCGGTTACTTCCTCTTTTGAGAGTTTGTTGTATTCGCCGTCTTCCTTATTAATGATAGCAATTTCAAGATTGTCGGAAGTGTTTTCATGTTCTGTAGCTTCATTGATTGCAGTTAAAGCTAAAGCGATTGCGTCATCAATTGATAAGTCTTCTTTGTATTGTTCTTCAAAAATATCCATTGCTGCAGACCTTCCT
This is a stretch of genomic DNA from Methanobrevibacter millerae. It encodes these proteins:
- a CDS encoding molybdenum cofactor guanylyltransferase, coding for MKSGIILCGGQSRRMGQDKGSMIIQGQPMIKYILSTLNNEIDEALIVLNDSNRIEKYGEFINPDDYSYEIRFIEDKIKNKGPISGILTGLENIRSEYAIVFPCDSPYVSENTVRTLFSEIEENKQAIVPYHDEENKLKTSEPLHSIYARNVAPLINELILKDSLHIKGLIEKIDTKFVLIDDKKILKKEFRNLNRPEDL
- the rrp42 gene encoding exosome complex protein Rrp42, yielding MDIVPEITRESITSLIVNDKREDGRALDEYRDISIETDVISKAEGSARVKLGGTQVIVGIKPQLGSPFPDTPDLGVLMTNCEMLPMADPTFEPGPPSEDSIELARVVDRGIRESELVELDKLCVEEGKHVWMLFIDLHIIDNCGNLFDAAELAVMAALKSTKLPTASIVDDEVVIDEENTFELPINNEVAMCTFVKIGDKMVLDPSLSEERVASARLNVGVTREGRICAMQKGGAHPLTKDDIFAAVNTAISKTKELIEYL
- the rrp41 gene encoding exosome complex exonuclease Rrp41 is translated as MSEMIREDGRKYNELRPIKIEAGVLERADGSAYLEVGGNKILVAVYGPRESYIRRLLEPNTGVIRCRYNMAPFSVDDRKRPGPDRRSSEISKITADALRPALMLENYPRSMVDVYIEVIEAEGGTRCAGITAASVALVDAGVPMKDIVVGCAAGKVNDEVVLDLSEVEDKEGQADVPIAMMPRTGEITLLQSDGDLSEEEFQKAIDLAMEGCKKVSELQKEALMKRYSTE
- a CDS encoding ribosome assembly factor SBDS — its product is MVNVDEAIIAKYDYSGEHFEILVDPDLAAEYRNPDGEDVAIEDLLAVEEIFKDSKKGDKASDEAMNKIFETTDPIEVSKIILEKGTVQLTADQKRKMQDDKRKLVINKIAKEAINPQNGLPHPVQRIENACDEAKVKFDPFISVDQQVQTALKAIKPLIPIKFEKVKVAVRLPGSAAGGAYSVINGFGTIINEEWQQDGSWIGIIEMPGGLQNNFAAKMAEISGGEAETRTIK